The genomic DNA TGGAAGATCTGGCGCATTGATGTCAACATGACCCTTCACGATGCCGCAATGACTAAATTTAGCCAGTGGTGGAAGCGATCGGTGCGGGGCGGATGGGCTGCTGCTGCTGGAGCCAAAATGCACGGTCACTTACCGGAGAAGTTTCGCGTCCGAGAATTTCGCAGCGGGTGGCTCTGGGGCGTGATTGTCCCGATCCTGGCGATCGCCCTTGCCCCATTCACAAAAGGCTTAAGCCTGCTCCTACTGCTGGGCTACCCCTACCAGATGTTTCGCATCTACCAATATCGCCGCAACCGAGGAGATAATCCCGCTGCCGCCCGAATTTATAGCTTCTTCTGTGTGCTGTCTAAATTTCCCCAGGCGATCGGACAGGGAAAATACTGGCTGCAACGATGGCAGGGTAAGCAGGCGACTTTGATTGAGTACAAGGCATCCAGTCCGCAGGTGAGTGGATGAGTGGATGGGTGGATGGGTGGATGGGCATCTTGCTTGCCTTTCAGTAGTAATTCCATTCCTCCAGGCTTTAAAGACCACACTCCTTAGCGTTTAATTTTTTAGGGTTCAATTTTTTAGGGTTCAATTTTTTAGGGTTCAATTCTTTAGGGTTCAGTAGTACCTGGACTTTTCCTTGCAATGATGCCGACTGTGGCGTAGTAAATTCCCCAGGTTTCCGGGTCTTCTGCAAACTGGCAATACTGCTCAATGTCCTCCTGGGTTGCCGCTCCGGTGGCAATATACTTGTCCGCCAGCTGCATCGCAGACTTTTTCATGACGATCGCAATTCCCGATCCGCCACAGGACAGCGGAGCATCGTTCTCAACGGTTAACTGCTGGATACCGTGCTTTCGTAATAGGGCAGGCAGTCTTGCCCCCAGATCGCCCTGCATCCCCCGCTGCTCAAACATTTTTAGAATGGCACAATTGACGCGATCGGCTGACAGACAAACCCTATCTTCTCCAACGATCGCTCTTGCGGCAGCAAAGTCTGGTTCTTCCAGGACAAGCCATCCTCCCGGCTTCAGCAGATCCAGCATTCGCATCAGTGCCACTTCAAAGTCCGGTAAATGAATGAGCACGTAGCGGGCATGAATCAAATCAAAGAAATGATTTTGAAGCGGTAGATGCCGGATGTCTGCTTTCAAAATTTCAGTGTTAGAAGACTCAAGGCTGGCAACAAACCGAGTATCTAGATCGATCACCACAATCTGACCCGTATCGCCCACGATCGCTGCCATCCACTGCGTGATTGAACCTGCTCCCGCCCCAACTTCCAGACATCGCCATCCAGCGGCTATTCCTGTTGCTTCGATGCGCTTCTGTGTTGCTGGGTCAAAGACTCGTTCGATCGCCTGGAGGCGCTCCAGTTCCTCCGCGTATCGGGCATCCGTGAAAACGTATTGTGATTCAGACACTTTCTAATTCAAACCCTCAGAATTTCCTCGATCGGGTTGTCCTGTCGTACTGCTCAAGTCGTCTCAGGAATCAGAGAGGCGGGTAGAGAGGAAAAAGAGCGGATGGATGGAAGTCAGGGAATCATAGTCAAGGTGAGGAAGCGCACAGAAACCCATAATTCACCTATCCCCTATCCATCCACTCCTTCACCTATGGATTGATCGGCACTAAGTTCTGCCCCTGGAAGTTCGGTCCGGTTTCTGCAACCCAGCCGACACGAGACCTGCCGCTAATACCCGTGTAAGTAACCCGCCGCCATCTACGCGTTTCCGCATTTTGTACCTGTGCCGGATTAACATCGGTGACGATCGAATTTGCTGCCGGACCATCATTCTGAGAGGGTCCTGTTGGCGTTTCGCGAGCAATTAACCCACTCGGAGCCACAACTCGGTAGCGGGAGGTGGGCGTTGGGGTAGGCGTACACTGGGTCAGGTTTGTAGCTTCTACGTAACCCACTGCGGGCTGGCTAATCTGCACAAGCTGGATTCCGCCAGAGTTGTTGTAGGCAATCACACCCGTCAGGTTCACCCTGGTTCCCGTGGGGAACGATCGGATAAAGTTCTGCCGCCGAACGTCGCTGGAAAGGTTCAGTTGAGCGGTACTCAGACGGCATACATTAATCCGCTCAACCGATTCAAAAAGTTGAGCCTGACCTGCTGCACTTGCCGGAATTGCACCAGACGCAGGAGCAGCGGGAGCAGGAGCAGGGGCAGGAGCAGGAGCCGGGGCAGGAGCGGGAGCCGGGGTAGGCGCAGGAGTTTGGGCAGTTAGCGCAGGGCTGCTAAGTTCAGGGCTGCTTAATTCAACGGTATTGGCATGGGCGATCGGGGCGGCGAGTCCACCCGTGGCGGCAAGGGAAAGAATAAAACCAGTTTTGTACAGCGTGCTTCTCGTCAAGCGCATTGAAAACACTCCTCTAACAAAAAACTTGCTGGAAGTCTATCACGTCGCAGAATCGGTGGAATTGCTGGCTTTATAGTATTTTCGGATTGTGCAACAATACTTCACTCCAGCACTGTAAAAGTGGTTTTACTGGCTATGACAAATTCCTATCCCAGAGAATATCCCAGAGATCTGGTGGGCTACGGGCGTAAGCCTCCCCATCCCCAGTGGCAGAATCAAGCCCGAATTGCCGTTCAGTTTGTGATCAACTACGAGGAGGGCGGCGAAAACTGCATTCTACACGGCGACCCAGCTTCCGAGGCATTTCTGTCGGAGTCGATCGGCGCAACGCCCCTGATGGGAGTTCGCAACATGAATATTGAGTCGGTCTATGAGTATGGCAGTCGGGCGGGGTTCTGGCGGCTGTACCGGATGTTTACCGATCGCGGTTTGCCCGTCACAATTTACGGAATCGCAATGGCACTGGAGCGCAACCCCGAAGCAGTTGCAGCCATGCTGGAGGCAGACTGGGAAATTGCCAGCCACGGCTATCGCTGGATTGACTATCAGTATTTTGGGGAGGAGGCGGAGCGGGAGCATCTTCACAAGGCGATCGAGATTCACACCCGCGTCACAGGCAGTCGTCCGTTGGGCTGGTACACAGGGCGAATCAGTCCTAATACAAGAAAATTAGTCGTAGAGGCAGGCGGATTTATCTACGATTCAGACAGCTACGCCGACGATTTGCCCTACTGGAACTACGAGTACGGCAAGCCTCATCTGATCATTCCCTATACGCTGGACGCCAACGACATGCGGTTTGGTACGCTTCAGGGCTTCAATTCCGGCGATCAGTTTTTTGCCTACCTGCGCGATGCCTTCGATACCCTCTACGCCGAGGGAGAAACCGCCCCAAAAATGATGAATATTGGGCTTCACTGCCGTCTAGTCGGTAGACCGGGACGCGCCGCAGCCCTGGCAAGATTCCTGGACTATGTGCAGAAGCACGATCGCGTTTGGGTGTGTCGTCGGATTGATATTGCGCGGCATTGGCATGAGAAGCATCCGCCGATTTTAGGGAAGTAGGGAGTAGGGAGTAGGGAGTAGGGAGTGGGGAGTGGGGAGTGGGGAGAAACGGGATGAACTGTGTCTATAAGGGGTTTCGGGTGCGGGATTGGCGGGGGGGCGATCGTCAGATTGCGGCGGGTCTGATTGCTTCGGTGCTGGCAGAGTATGGGCTGGGCAATGAGCCAGACGGGGCGGATCAGGATGTGCTGAACGTGGAGCAAGCCTACTGGGAAACGGGAGGGCAGTTCTGGGTGGTGGAGCAGGATGGGCGTCTTGTCGGGACGGCGGGCTTTTATCCAATTGCCAGGGGTAATCATGCCGTTGAGATTCGCAAGATGTATCTCTTGCCGGAGGTGCGAGGGCAGGGTCTCGGACGATTTTTACTGAAGGCGTTGGAGGAGACGATCGCTTCTCTGGGCTACCGGGAGATCTGGATTGAAACGGCAAGTGTACTGAAGGAGGCGGTTCAGCTTTATGAAAACAGCGGCTACGAGCCAACAACGGGGGTAGAAACGGCACGGTGCGATCGGGTTTATGTAAAGGCGATCGGCGAAGCAGCCATACAATAACGGCTAACCCGGATGGCAAAACCCCACACGAGCTATCAAAAGGCTATCCGGCTCAGCTATCAAATCTCCGCCCTGGTGTACAAGACTCTCCAATTGCCTTTTGGGAGAGTGAGCTATACCGCACGTTAAGAGATTTAGATCTGTGATTAGACCTGTGAAACGAACGCTATTCGCCGTTGGACTCCCGATCGCTGCTGGGCTAACCCTCACTCTCACAGGCTGTGGAAATCCTGCGGTGGAGCGAGAAGATGTGCAGCAGCCCGGAGCCGTTCCGACCCAGATTGGGGATGATGAGGAAGATCGGAATGTGCCCGGTAAGGTCACTGACCAGGACGATGATGAGGATGGGGATAACGACTAAACTGTCAGCCGCCAGAAAGCCTGCTGCTAGGCGCGTGGAGGGAGATCCTTTAGCAATCTATTCCAGCGCAGACCGTGGGAGCAGGAAACTTGATACTAACTATTAGAAATAGTTATTCAGTCTCTGCCCCGGTGTACAAGATTCTCAGATAGTCTTCTGAGAGAGTGATTTTTTACTGCACGTTAGGAGATTTGAACTCGTGAAACGGACTCTATTCGCCGTTGGACTGCCGATCGTCACTGGATTGAGCTTAACGCTGGCAAGCTGTGGAGGTCCGACTGCTGAGCGAGAAGATGTACAGCAGCCCGGAGCCGCTCCGACCCAGGTTGGAGACGATGAGGAAGACGACAACGTACCTGGCAATGCCAACAATCAGGATAATGACGAAGACAACGATGAGGACAACGACAATGACGGGGATAACGACTAGAATGCCGACAAAAGCTCTGTAGGGTCGTCAATCCCTACTCTTCCCTCGCAGCCTGACTCATTCACCTGTATCAGATTCCGGTTGCGATCGCCGGATTGTTCCCTCCAGCAGCAGATCCGAGCCAATCGATCGCCATTTCACTTCCTCTAACTCGATCGCCTCTGTCATTCGCTCCAGCCCTAAATCCCCAATCGGAGAGGGAGCAGTCGCACCGCCAATAATCTTGGGCGCGATAAAGGCAAGAATTTTTTGCACTGAACCATCTTGGATTGCCGCTGCCGCCAATGTACCGCCACATTCCCACAGGACGGACAGAAAGCCGCGATCGGATAGGTTTGTCATCACTGCCGCAGGCGTAAGGTCTGCAAGTTCCACCACTTCGACGCCGCGATCGAGCAGAAATTTCTGAAACTCTGGTCTGGCTCCCGCTACGGTAAAGACAACGGTGGGCGTATCTGCCACATTCCAGAGCTGTGCCCCCTGGGACAAATCGAGCGATCGGCTCATCACCACCCGTAACGGATTGTGTCCCTGTCCGTGACTGGTGAGTAAAGGGTTATCCTGCCGCACCGTATTGCCGCCAATAATCACCGCATCGCAGCCCGATCGCCAGCCATGCACTAATTTTCGGGATTCCGGCTTGGTGATCCAGGCACTATGCCCGGTTGTGGTAGCAATCTTGCCATCTAGCGTCATCGCGTATTTAAGGATGCCCAACGGTCGCTGATGCAAAATCCGGTAGATAAATGCCTCATTCAGTTCGCGACAGGCGGATTCCTCAACCCCCACCACCACCTCGATTCCGGCATTCCGCAGACGATCGACGCCCGCCCCAGAGACTTTGGGATTTGGGTCAATCATGCCCACCACGACTCGACTCACCTTTGCGGCAATTAGAGCATCAGCACAGGGAGGAGTCCGTCCAAAGTGGCTGCAAGGCTCTAGGCTGACATAAACGGTGGCTCCCTCCGCTCGATCGCCTGCGGCTTTCAGGGCAAAGACTTCCGCGTGGGGTTGTCCTGCACCGGGATGGAATCCTTCCCCAACAATCTCCCCGCCCTGAACGACGATCGCCCCCACCATTGGATTCGGTGCGGTTTGTCCCCTTGCCTGTTTTGCCAGATCCAGGCATCGCTGCATCATCTGGCGATCGAAGGAATTAAATTGATCAGGGTTAGATCGATCGGGCAAATTACCTGTGTGTCGATCGGGCAGATCGCTTGTATTATGAAACAGCAAATTGTTTTCGAGGGGGTCTTGGGGCATTGGATCGTCTGCTCCTTCTGCAAAAAGCCTTTTTGTAGCTGGTCGATGAATGGCGGCTACATTAAGGATATTCTGAGGATTCTTGATAATTATTTGGACAACAAAAAGAAAATTTGGGAAATTTAAGGACACTCTAAACGGATTTTGCTGGAAGGTTATTTCCTCCCAAAGCTGCCTTCTACCGTAACCGTAGTTAGCAGCGTACTAAACATCACCAGGGATAGAGCAACCTTTTGTCTAAACTCCGCAAAACGAAGAATCTCATGAAATTACAGAAATCCGTATAGTAATTAGGCAAGCATTCGTTAGAATTTATCCCAATGCCGTCTCAGCCCTTTGATCCCCGCTAGCACGACCTAACCAACCCGCCGAATCCAGATGTTCCTATTCGTCACGCCCTTCGCGAGTTCCCTACGTTCATGACTGCTGTGCCTGCTCCTCGCCAGCCCCAACCGCCCGACTTCACTGGTGGCACTTCACCGCCAGCAGACATTACTCCTGTCTTTGCG from Leptolyngbya ohadii IS1 includes the following:
- a CDS encoding class I SAM-dependent methyltransferase, giving the protein MSESQYVFTDARYAEELERLQAIERVFDPATQKRIEATGIAAGWRCLEVGAGAGSITQWMAAIVGDTGQIVVIDLDTRFVASLESSNTEILKADIRHLPLQNHFFDLIHARYVLIHLPDFEVALMRMLDLLKPGGWLVLEEPDFAAARAIVGEDRVCLSADRVNCAILKMFEQRGMQGDLGARLPALLRKHGIQQLTVENDAPLSCGGSGIAIVMKKSAMQLADKYIATGAATQEDIEQYCQFAEDPETWGIYYATVGIIARKSPGTTEP
- the puuE gene encoding allantoinase PuuE, translating into MTNSYPREYPRDLVGYGRKPPHPQWQNQARIAVQFVINYEEGGENCILHGDPASEAFLSESIGATPLMGVRNMNIESVYEYGSRAGFWRLYRMFTDRGLPVTIYGIAMALERNPEAVAAMLEADWEIASHGYRWIDYQYFGEEAEREHLHKAIEIHTRVTGSRPLGWYTGRISPNTRKLVVEAGGFIYDSDSYADDLPYWNYEYGKPHLIIPYTLDANDMRFGTLQGFNSGDQFFAYLRDAFDTLYAEGETAPKMMNIGLHCRLVGRPGRAAALARFLDYVQKHDRVWVCRRIDIARHWHEKHPPILGK
- a CDS encoding GNAT family N-acetyltransferase, giving the protein MNCVYKGFRVRDWRGGDRQIAAGLIASVLAEYGLGNEPDGADQDVLNVEQAYWETGGQFWVVEQDGRLVGTAGFYPIARGNHAVEIRKMYLLPEVRGQGLGRFLLKALEETIASLGYREIWIETASVLKEAVQLYENSGYEPTTGVETARCDRVYVKAIGEAAIQ
- the ribD gene encoding bifunctional diaminohydroxyphosphoribosylaminopyrimidine deaminase/5-amino-6-(5-phosphoribosylamino)uracil reductase RibD — protein: MPQDPLENNLLFHNTSDLPDRHTGNLPDRSNPDQFNSFDRQMMQRCLDLAKQARGQTAPNPMVGAIVVQGGEIVGEGFHPGAGQPHAEVFALKAAGDRAEGATVYVSLEPCSHFGRTPPCADALIAAKVSRVVVGMIDPNPKVSGAGVDRLRNAGIEVVVGVEESACRELNEAFIYRILHQRPLGILKYAMTLDGKIATTTGHSAWITKPESRKLVHGWRSGCDAVIIGGNTVRQDNPLLTSHGQGHNPLRVVMSRSLDLSQGAQLWNVADTPTVVFTVAGARPEFQKFLLDRGVEVVELADLTPAAVMTNLSDRGFLSVLWECGGTLAAAAIQDGSVQKILAFIAPKIIGGATAPSPIGDLGLERMTEAIELEEVKWRSIGSDLLLEGTIRRSQPESDTGE